CGGGCCGCCATTGGATCCGTGGCACAGATGGTCTCGGGATGAGCCGCCTGCGACGCCACCAACCCGCCGATCAAGGCCTCAGCCATTTGCCCGCCGCCGAGAAACGCGATCGACTTGTTCATCATTCCGCTACTCACCTCGCGCACCAAACAATGCCGTACCCACCCGCACGTAGGTCGCCCCTTCTTCAACGGCCACAGGGTAGTCGTGCGACATCCCCATCGACAATTCCTGCATATTAATGTTCCGGCAACCGTGCCCTGTCAATGCTTGGGCGAGTTCTCGCAGTTGCCGAAAGTATGGACGGGCATCCTCTGCCGTCATCGTGGGCGGAGGAATGGCCATCAGGCCGCGAACGTCCAGATGGGCAAGTTCATCCAACGCCGGCAGGAGATCGCCCAGGGCCGACGGCGCAAATCCTCCCTTACTGAGTTCGCCCCCGAGATTCACCTCTAACAGTACACGTTGCCGCAGCCCCGCAGCCTTGGCCTGCCGATCGATCTCCTCCGCCAAGGCGAGGCTATCGACCGAATGAATCGTCTCGAACCGGCCGACCACAGACTTCACCTTTCGACGTTGCAGGGTGCCGATAAAGTGCCAGACGACCCCGTCACGACCGAGCTGGTCGATTTTGGGAAGCGCTTCCTGAAGTCGGTTTTCGCCAAGATGTCGAATCCCTGCATCCACCGCTTCCCTTAGCCGTTCGACCGGGACGGTTTTGGACGCAGCAACGAGTCGCACGGTCTCGGGGGTGCGCCCTGCGCGCTCGGCGGCGCGACGAATCTCGTCCATCACCAGGCGTACTCGGGCGGCAATCGTGTCCTGTCCTGCATCCATGCTGCGCCTTGAGGATTCCGCCGGTCCCTTCGTCTCAACAGATCCATCGGGGCCACCCTCCGGTCCAGCTCAGGGACCCGACATCATACCGCGACGGGGTTACCGATCCGGCAGGAGTGCGATCCCGCTGACCATCGTGGCTTTCACCACGCCTTCACGACGGTAGCTGAAAAATACATCCGGCTGGCAGATCGTGCAGGCATTCACCATGGCGATGCGTTCCATCTGCAGGCCGTCGGCCAGCGCCTGCAGGCGGACGAACGCACGCAGATCAAGATGTGCCTTATCTGCGGCCACCGGCCTCACCACCGATTCCCAGTCAGGACACACCTCGCGCAGCTTCGACAATACCGGCTCGTCGACTTCGTAACAACAGGGTCCGGCCGAGGGCCCGATCGCCATTCGTAATCCCTCAACGGTGGCCCCGAACCGATCCACCAGCAGCGCCACCGTCCTCGGCACGATCCCAGCGACCGCCCCCCGCCATCCCGCATGGATCGCGGCGACCACCCGGCGACCGGGATCGTGCAGGAGCACAGGAACGCAGTCCGCGGTCCGCACGGTCACCATCACCCCCGGTTGATCGGTCACCAGCGCATCCCAACCTCCCTCGAAGGTGGCCCCATGCTGCACGGGCTGATCCACCACCAACGCGTCCGTGCCATGCACCTGCTTGACGGAGACCATGACAGGAGCCGTGACATTGTGATGCCCGGCCTGAAGCGAAGCGGCACGCCCCGGCGTCACCGACGGGCCGGATGACCGAGTCCCGAAAAAGTGCTCCACCCCGTCCGCATCGGTCGCAAACGAGGGAACAGTAATCACCTCAGACGCCATCGTCCTTTCCGCCCCTCACCACGCTATAGATTCGCGACCGCTTAGTCGACCTGTTTTCTCAGGAACGTCGGCACATCCCACTCATCATCGCCACCCACCGCAATCCGCTCAACAGCCTCCCGCGTCTCACCCAGTCGACGAAGGAACGTCGGCCGATCAATGTCCTTGATGGGCCGATCCGACGCCGCGGCATGCACACCGGTCAGCACCTGTTGCGCGGGGCGTCCGTTGGGAGTTCTCGCGGCGGGGCGCTCGGCAGCAGCAGCCGGTCGAGCAACCGATTGCTCTTCCCGCTCGAATCCCGTCGCAATGACCGTCACAATAAAGTCATCGCCGATCTCCGGATTGATGACCTGCCCGACGATGATATTCGCTTCGGCATCCGCCGCATGTTGCACGATCGACGCCGCTTCTTCCACTTCGTGCAGCGACATGTTCGGGCCACCGGTAATGTTCAGCAACACCCCGCGAGCCCCTTCCACGCTGCCTTCTTCCAGCAATGGGCTGCAAATGGCTTTCTGCGCGGCCTCCTGCGCCCGATTCGCGCCGCGCCCGATCCCCATGCCCATCACCGCGCGACCCGTATGCGCCATGATGGTCCGCACATCGGCGAAATCGACGTTCACTAGTCCGGTGGTCGTGATCACGTCGGCAATGCCCTGAATGGCTTGCCGCAACACATCGTCCGCCACCTTGAACGCATCCAGCAACGGCGTCGCCTTGTCCACGATGCCCAGCAACCGTTGATTCGGAATGATCAGCAGCGTATCGACGTGGCGACCGAGATCGCGAATCCCTTCCTCGGCGTGGCTCATCCGGCGATGTCCTTCGTATTGAAAGGGCTTCGTCACGACGGCGACGGTCAGAATGCCCAGTTCACGCGCAATGCTCGCGACGATCGGCGCGGCGCCGGTCCCGGTGCCTCCGCCCATGCCGGCGGTCACGAACACCATGTCGGCACCGACCAAACTCTCGCGAATCTCGTCCTTGCTTTCCAACGCCGCATCACGTCCGACTTCGGGTTTGGCGCCGGCTCCAAGGCCACGCGTCCGCTCGGGACCGATTTGAATTTTATACGACGCCTGCGACCGTTCGAGCGCCTGCACGTCCGTGTTCGCAGCGACGAAATCGACCCGGCACAATCCGCCGGTAATCATCGTATTGACGGCATTGCACCCCGCGCCTCCGACCCCGATCACTTTGATGCGAACGGGTGATTGCGGCTCCTCTTGAAATGAAAACATCGTGGCACCTCCCTTCCTTGGCGATGGCGCGGACCCGGCGTGACGCCGACCGCGAAAATTAGAAGAATTCGAACATCCACGATCGCATGCGATCGAACACTTTCCCGAGCCCTTTGCCATGACGAATGCCGGCGGCCTCCAGATTGTCGGCATGTTGACGCGCGTGGAGTAACAGCCCGACACCGGTGGCATGCATCGGGTTGCTGACGATATCCCGTAACCCACCGATGCCTGTCGGCGAGCCGCGCCGAGCCGGCAGATTCAACCCGCGTTCCGCCGCATCCGGCATGCCTTCCAACAGAGAGGTCCCGCCCGTAATCACGACCCCCGCGCCTAGCATGCCTTCATATCCGGCTCGCACGATTTCGCGTTTGACCAGATCAAACATTTCTTCGACACGCGGTTCCAGAATTTCTGCGATGTCGCGGCGCGTGAATTGCCGCGGAGGCCGGTCGCCGACCGAGGGCACTTCCACCATCTGATGACCGTGCACGAGTTCGGTGCGGGCAATGCCATGTTGCACTTTGATTTTTTCCGCGTCGGTTTGAGACGTCAACAGACCGATGGCCAAATCCTTGGTGAGATTCTGCCCGCCGATCGGAAGCACGGCCGTATGCCTGATGCTGCCGTCGAGGAAAATCGCGAGATCGGTCGTGCCGCCGCCCAAGTCCACCATCGCCACGCCCAGCTCGCGCTCCTCCGCGCTCAAGACCGCTTCGCTCGAGGCCAGGGGCTGGAGAATGATGTCCACCACATCCAGTCCCGCACGATTCACGCTCTTAATGATGTTCTGCGCCGAGGTCACGGCCCCCGTAATCACATGGACATTGACCTCCAGCCGGTTGCCGGACATACCCAGCGGCTCGCGGACCCCTTCCTGATCGTCAACCATGAATTCGCGTGGGAGTACGTGCAAAATGCGTCGTTCATGGGGAATGACGGCCAGCGTGCGCGCGCTCTCCACGGCGCGACTGATGTCGTCGCGGGTCACCTCCTGCTTCTTGAGCGCCACCACGCCCTTGAGGTTTTCTCCGGAGATGTGGCTGCCGGCGATGCCCGTATAAACCGAATTGATCTGCACGGCCGCCATGAGTTCCGCCTCCTCGACCGCTTTCTTGATCGACTCAACGGTGCTTTCGATGTTGACGACGACGCCCTTGCGAAGCCCACGCGAAGGACAGGAGCCGACGCCGATGATGTTCAGCGGGCCCTCCTCCGGCACTTCGGCGACAATCGCGCAAATCTTGGTCGTTCCGATGTCGAGACCGACCAGGATATGATCCCGCTTAGACACTCGGCTCACCCCCTTCCCCGAACAATGACGCGGTCGGCAAAGCGAAGATCGATTTCGTTCGCTCTGGCGCCCTCGCCGTCAAAGGCCACATCGCGTAACACAGGCCGCATTTTGAGAAACCGAGACCACTGTTGATCCATCGAGGATTCACTGAATTGAAACGTGACACCCTGCACCACCACCACGAGGTTGTTCAGATTCCCGACATTGATGTCCGGCCGTCCACCGGTGGTCTGCGCCACCATGCGCGCCAAGGCTGCGCCGACTTGTACGGGACGACGATCCTCCGCCTTGCCCTGTGCCAGGCGACGGCCATCGACTCCCGACAGCATCGGCAGCGTCGGATCGTCGCTGGACCCGAGATGCGCCAGCAGTACCCCGTCCGCATCGGTCAGAAGATTTTCGGCCACCGTCCGAACGACGACCGCCGGCTCGCGCTCGACAATGTCGATATGGATCTCGTGCAACGGCTTTAACACCACGGTCGCGTCCTTGATCCAGGGATGGGTCTTGACCCGGTCCGCCAACCACGTCGGGTTGATGGAATACAGCGCGGTATCGGGCTTCAGTGCCAGCCGGCCGATCACCTCTTTTCTCGTGACGTGATGCAGGCCGTTCACAGAAACGGACCGCACCAGAAACCATTCCCGCGTCAGGGGCCCTATTTCACGAGCTAGCACAAAGAGCCCAGAACAGCCGCCCACCAACACCGTCACCGTGGCGATCACGCGAAGGGAGATGATCAAGCCTCGGCCCAGCCGTGACCAGTACCCGCCTGCCGCAACTCCTCGGCGACGATCCTGTCCTGATTCCGACCGGGCATTCGCCCGGGGAATGACTTTGCCTGGTCGCGCCTTGCGCCACCCCAGCGACATCGCTACCTCACGGCTCGAAACGTTCCCGCCCCGGCCCGCCGGAGCGCGGATTGAAGGATGCGTTCCGTCAAGACATCGTACGATAGGCCCGCTTTGCCCGCCGCCATCGGCAGGAGACTCGTCTCAGTCATCCCCGGCACCGTGTTGATTTCCAACACATAGGGCTTGCCCTTGGGAGTGATGCGAAAGTCCACCCGCGCAGCCCCGCTGCAGCCCAACGCGTGATAGGTCTGGATGGCCAACTGCGTGATCTGCTTCGTGACCGCAGCCGACAGCGGCGCGGGACACAAGTACTGTGTCCGGCCTTTCTCATACTTCGCCGAGAAGTCGTAGAATCCGTCCGGCGCCACAATCTCCACCGCGGGAAGGCCGGTCACCGCCCCGTCCGCACCGCCCAAGAGCGACACGGTCACTTCGTGCCCGGGAATATAGGCTTCCACCATGGCTTCCGCCTCATAACGATGGGCGACCCGCAGGGCCTCTTTCCACTGCGAGGGCTTACGAACAATGGTCACCCCAATCGTCGACCCCTGACTTGGCGGCTTGACGACAATGGGCAACTTCAATTTGCAGCTCGTCAGGATGCGGTTCAGCGTAGGCGCCGTTCCCCGCAACACTACCGTGCCGCGCGGCACAGGGATGCCATGGGCCGCCAATTCCGTCTTGGTCACCACCTTGTGCATGCCGATCGCGCTGGCCCGCACACCGGATCCTGTATAGGGAATCCCCATGGTCTCTAAAAATCCTTGAATCGCCCCGTCTTCACCGCCTGGCCCGTGCAACGCGAGGAAGGCAATCTCAACTCCCTGTTCCTGCAAGGCGGACGACAAAGTGGTGCTGACATCGATGGCCACCGCGTCGTACCCGCTGCGCACCAGCGAGCGATAGACGGCCTCGCCGGTTTTCAGCGACACATCGCGCTCGGACGACTGCCCTCCCATCAACACTCCGATTTTCGAACGAGTCAGCGGCTTCCGTTCCGTCACATCCATGTCCTTTCACCGGCCCGCATCAGGCTTGCCCCACGACCTTCAACTCCAATTCCAGCGTCACCCCCGACTGTTTCTTGACCGCCGCACGAACCTTCCGGATCAACGCCAAGACATCGGCGGCGCGGGCATGCCCCGTGTTCACCATGAAATTGGCGTGCTTGTCGGACACCTGCGCATCCCCGACTCGGGCGCCCTTGAGGCCAGCCGCATCCACCAGCCGGCCGGCTGAATCCTGCGGAGGATTCTTGAAGACACAACCGGCGCTCGGCAATGTCAACGGCTGGGTGTCTTTGCGATACTGGAGATAGTCCTTCACGGTTTTTTCAATGCGTGCATGATCGCCCGGCGTCATCTGCAACCAGACCCCGGCCACAATGCCGCGTGGCAAATGGGCACGCCGATAGCTGAAGGGAATCTCGGTGGCGGGAATATCCACGACCCGGCCCCGTGGATCCACCATGCGTACGGCCTTGAGCGCGTCCTTCATCTCTCCCAAACGTGTCCCTGCGTTCATGACCACACAACCGGCAACGGTGCCGGGAATCCCGGCACCCCACTCCAACCCGCTCAGAGAGCGTCGGATCGCATATCCGATCAACGCCGGCATACCCACGCCCCCATCCGCGTAGAGCACATGCCCCGGTTCCTGGCGGATACTCTTGAGTCGGCGGAGGCTGACCACGATGCCCCGGATCCCACCGTCACGAACAAGCAGATTCGTCCCACCCACGACGAACACCGGGATGCGTTCTGCGTGAGCCTTCGCCACCACCCGGCACAGGTCATCCACATCGACCGGCTCCACCAGAACGTCCGCGGGCCCACCGATGCGGAACGACGTGTAGTCCTGCAACGAAGCCTGATACATGATCGTTCCACGCACTCCCTCTAGCATGCGCGCCCAGTCTTGTTTGGTTCTGGCCGGTCGCTCTGTTCGCGCCACCCCGGTCCTCAATTCCCCTCTCACCACACCATTACGCAGGCAACCGGTCGAGAATCGCCAGCCCCGCTTTCCAGATATCCCCTGCACCGAGGGTGATCACAAGATCCCCGGCTTTCAAGGTCGGCAACACCTGCTCCGCGATTGCGTCCTTGCGCTCGACGAAGGTGGCCGACGGATGCCCGGCCGCTTGCACGGCTTCGACCAATTTGGCACCGGACACGCCGGGAATCGGTTGCTCACCAGCGGCATAAATCTCCGTCATAAACAACGCGTCCGCCTGATCAAACGCATGGGAGAACTCCTGGATCAGGTCGCGGGACCGGCTGTAGCGATGCGGCTGGAACAACACGACCACCCGACGGTCCCAGCCTTGTTTTGCGGCGGCAATCGTGGCTCGGACTTCGGTTGGATGATGTCCGTAGTCGTCCACCACCATGATGCCGGCCTTTTCCCCTCGCAGATGAAAGCGACGCTCCACTCCGCTAAAGGCCGCCAGGCCTTTCCTGATCAGATCCACGGGGATATCCAAC
The sequence above is drawn from the Nitrospira defluvii genome and encodes:
- a CDS encoding YggS family pyridoxal phosphate-dependent enzyme, giving the protein MDAGQDTIAARVRLVMDEIRRAAERAGRTPETVRLVAASKTVPVERLREAVDAGIRHLGENRLQEALPKIDQLGRDGVVWHFIGTLQRRKVKSVVGRFETIHSVDSLALAEEIDRQAKAAGLRQRVLLEVNLGGELSKGGFAPSALGDLLPALDELAHLDVRGLMAIPPPTMTAEDARPYFRQLRELAQALTGHGCRNINMQELSMGMSHDYPVAVEEGATYVRVGTALFGARGE
- the pgeF gene encoding peptidoglycan editing factor PgeF, with the protein product MASEVITVPSFATDADGVEHFFGTRSSGPSVTPGRAASLQAGHHNVTAPVMVSVKQVHGTDALVVDQPVQHGATFEGGWDALVTDQPGVMVTVRTADCVPVLLHDPGRRVVAAIHAGWRGAVAGIVPRTVALLVDRFGATVEGLRMAIGPSAGPCCYEVDEPVLSKLREVCPDWESVVRPVAADKAHLDLRAFVRLQALADGLQMERIAMVNACTICQPDVFFSYRREGVVKATMVSGIALLPDR
- the ftsZ gene encoding cell division protein FtsZ → MFSFQEEPQSPVRIKVIGVGGAGCNAVNTMITGGLCRVDFVAANTDVQALERSQASYKIQIGPERTRGLGAGAKPEVGRDAALESKDEIRESLVGADMVFVTAGMGGGTGTGAAPIVASIARELGILTVAVVTKPFQYEGHRRMSHAEEGIRDLGRHVDTLLIIPNQRLLGIVDKATPLLDAFKVADDVLRQAIQGIADVITTTGLVNVDFADVRTIMAHTGRAVMGMGIGRGANRAQEAAQKAICSPLLEEGSVEGARGVLLNITGGPNMSLHEVEEAASIVQHAADAEANIIVGQVINPEIGDDFIVTVIATGFEREEQSVARPAAAAERPAARTPNGRPAQQVLTGVHAAASDRPIKDIDRPTFLRRLGETREAVERIAVGGDDEWDVPTFLRKQVD
- the ftsA gene encoding cell division protein FtsA, translating into MSRVSKRDHILVGLDIGTTKICAIVAEVPEEGPLNIIGVGSCPSRGLRKGVVVNIESTVESIKKAVEEAELMAAVQINSVYTGIAGSHISGENLKGVVALKKQEVTRDDISRAVESARTLAVIPHERRILHVLPREFMVDDQEGVREPLGMSGNRLEVNVHVITGAVTSAQNIIKSVNRAGLDVVDIILQPLASSEAVLSAEERELGVAMVDLGGGTTDLAIFLDGSIRHTAVLPIGGQNLTKDLAIGLLTSQTDAEKIKVQHGIARTELVHGHQMVEVPSVGDRPPRQFTRRDIAEILEPRVEEMFDLVKREIVRAGYEGMLGAGVVITGGTSLLEGMPDAAERGLNLPARRGSPTGIGGLRDIVSNPMHATGVGLLLHARQHADNLEAAGIRHGKGLGKVFDRMRSWMFEFF
- a CDS encoding cell division protein FtsQ/DivIB; its protein translation is MSLGWRKARPGKVIPRANARSESGQDRRRGVAAGGYWSRLGRGLIISLRVIATVTVLVGGCSGLFVLAREIGPLTREWFLVRSVSVNGLHHVTRKEVIGRLALKPDTALYSINPTWLADRVKTHPWIKDATVVLKPLHEIHIDIVEREPAVVVRTVAENLLTDADGVLLAHLGSSDDPTLPMLSGVDGRRLAQGKAEDRRPVQVGAALARMVAQTTGGRPDINVGNLNNLVVVVQGVTFQFSESSMDQQWSRFLKMRPVLRDVAFDGEGARANEIDLRFADRVIVRGRG
- a CDS encoding D-alanine--D-alanine ligase family protein, with translation MTERKPLTRSKIGVLMGGQSSERDVSLKTGEAVYRSLVRSGYDAVAIDVSTTLSSALQEQGVEIAFLALHGPGGEDGAIQGFLETMGIPYTGSGVRASAIGMHKVVTKTELAAHGIPVPRGTVVLRGTAPTLNRILTSCKLKLPIVVKPPSQGSTIGVTIVRKPSQWKEALRVAHRYEAEAMVEAYIPGHEVTVSLLGGADGAVTGLPAVEIVAPDGFYDFSAKYEKGRTQYLCPAPLSAAVTKQITQLAIQTYHALGCSGAARVDFRITPKGKPYVLEINTVPGMTETSLLPMAAGKAGLSYDVLTERILQSALRRAGAGTFRAVR
- the murB gene encoding UDP-N-acetylmuramate dehydrogenase, producing the protein MLEGVRGTIMYQASLQDYTSFRIGGPADVLVEPVDVDDLCRVVAKAHAERIPVFVVGGTNLLVRDGGIRGIVVSLRRLKSIRQEPGHVLYADGGVGMPALIGYAIRRSLSGLEWGAGIPGTVAGCVVMNAGTRLGEMKDALKAVRMVDPRGRVVDIPATEIPFSYRRAHLPRGIVAGVWLQMTPGDHARIEKTVKDYLQYRKDTQPLTLPSAGCVFKNPPQDSAGRLVDAAGLKGARVGDAQVSDKHANFMVNTGHARAADVLALIRKVRAAVKKQSGVTLELELKVVGQA